A window from Manis javanica isolate MJ-LG chromosome 10, MJ_LKY, whole genome shotgun sequence encodes these proteins:
- the LOC140843790 gene encoding olfactory receptor 6C1-like: MRNSTKIREFILLGLSDDPNLQVVIFVFLLITYMLSITGNLTIITLTLLDSHLHTPMYFFLRNYSLLEVSFTTVSIPKFLGTIITGDKTIPFNDCIAQLFFFILLGVTEFYLLAAMSYDCYIAICKPLHYRTIMNRRVCTLLVFSSWLLSFLIIFPALLLLLNLDYCRSNISDHFTCDYFPLLQLSCSDTKFLEIMGFSCAVFTLMFTLALIVVSYMYIIRTILRIPSSSQRTKAFSTCSSHMIVISISYGSCIFMYIKFSAKDRMSLSKGVAVLNTSVAPMLNPLHL; the protein is encoded by the coding sequence ATGAGAAACTCCACAAAAATAAGAGAGTTTATCCTCCTGGGACTTTCAGATGACCCCAACCTTCAAGTGGTGATCTTTGTCTTCTTGTTAATCACCTACATGCTCAGCATCACGGGGAACCTGACCATTATCACCCTCACCCTTCTGgactcccacctccacacccccatgtactttttcctcagaAATTACTCCTTGTTAGAGGTTTCATTCACAACAGTCAGTATACCCAAGTTCCTTGGCACCATCATTACAGGAGATAAAACCATTCCCTTTAATGATTGCATtgctcaattatttttttttattctcttgggAGTCACTGAATTTTACCTTCTAGCTGCCATGTCCTATGACTGTTATAttgccatctgcaaacccctgcattacAGGACCATCATGAATCGCAGAGTCTGCACTCTCCTTGTCTTTTCTTCATGGCTACTTTCATTCCTAATCATATTCCCTGCCCTCTTGTTGCTCTTGAACCTTGATTACTGTAGATCTAATATTAGTGACCATTTTACCTGTGATTATTTTCCCTTGCTGCAACTTTCTTGTTCAGACACAAAATTCCTAGAGATAATGGGGTTTTCCTGTGCTGTGTTTACTCTCATGTTCACTTTGGCATTAATAGTTGTGTCCTACATGTATATCATCCGAACAATTTTGAGGATTCCTTCTAGTAGTCAGAGGACAAAGGCCTTTTCCACATGTTCATCCCATATGATTGTCATTTCCATCTCTTACGGCAGctgcatatttatgtatattaaattCTCAGCAAAAGACAGAATGTCTCTGAGCAAGGGAGTTGCTGTGCTAAACACCTCGGTagcccccatgctgaaccccctTCATTTATAG